From the Glutamicibacter halophytocola genome, the window GCCTAGCTTCTCGGCAACGCGTTGAGAAGCGATATTCTCGGGGTGAATAATTGCAACTAGCGTCTTCGCTTGCAGCACGTCTCTTGCGAATTCTTTACAAGCATTAGCGGCTTCGGTTGCGAAGCCGTGGCCTTGGACTTCATTTTTCATGTGATATCCGACTTCGAGTTCTAAGTGGTCATTGACTTCCTGCCAGGTAAGTCCGCAATCACCAAGGAACTCGCCCGCCAGTGTTTCAACAATCCACAAGCCGAATCCATATTCGGCGTAGTTTTCCTCATTCCAAGCGATCCAATTGCTCGCCTCATTGCGAGTCTTGGGAGCAGGGTAGTAGGTCATTACAGCTGGGTCTCCGAGCATGGCAGCTATGTCATCTAAGTCTGTTTGATCCATCTGTCGAAAGCGCAATCGCGCCGTGGTGTCAGGAAGCATTTGTCTAGTTTATTGCTTCGTTCATCATCCACTCACTATCCACGGATATTGAAAAGAGCAACAAACTTTTTGGGTCCGTGAAGTCCCTAGCATTCCTGTCCAAGATCCGTAGACCTGCGCCGAGCTATCCGTTAGGGAACGATCTACAGGTCTCTATCCGTCGGATGTCAGTTGCTCGTGCTCTATAAGCCAACCAGACTTGTGCCTGACGAGAACGTTAGTCCCTCTACCGGTTCCAGATCGCGGTTGACCGTTTATTAGTCCGATCCACGAAAAATGGTATCGGCAGACAGCAATATCACTCTTCACTGTTACCCAAGCCAAATCATGGATTGAATAAACCTCATTCTGGATCGTATCGAAGGTATTCTGCAGTGCAACTCGGATTTCCTCGTGCCCGTAATAGGATCCATCGGAGAACCAATAGCTAGCCTCTGGCGAGATATGTGCAAG encodes:
- a CDS encoding GNAT family N-acetyltransferase — protein: MLPDTTARLRFRQMDQTDLDDIAAMLGDPAVMTYYPAPKTRNEASNWIAWNEENYAEYGFGLWIVETLAGEFLGDCGLTWQEVNDHLELEVGYHMKNEVQGHGFATEAANACKEFARDVLQAKTLVAIIHPENIASQRVAEKLGMKHVEDDFGGSIAVRTVMGMEL
- a CDS encoding nuclear transport factor 2 family protein — its product is MTSTEDSVLELTRMMREYEAANNSRVLDRVLAHISPEASYWFSDGSYYGHEEIRVALQNTFDTIQNEVYSIHDLAWVTVKSDIAVCRYHFSWIGLINGQPRSGTGRGTNVLVRHKSGWLIEHEQLTSDG